One segment of Pasteurella skyensis DNA contains the following:
- a CDS encoding NAD(P)-dependent alcohol dehydrogenase → MKGFAMLKIGETGWIEKEAPKCGPMDAIVRPLAVSPCSSDIHTVWEGAIGERENMILGHEACGVVEEVGELVKDFKKGDRVMVAAITPDWGTVEAQGGFPMHSGGMLSGWKFSNFKDGVFGELFHVNHADANLAHLPDSIPPEEACMLSDMVPTGFHGVELADVQFGDVVLVVGIGPVGLMAVAGAALRGASRIICVGTRENCRKAAKGYGATDFIGYHEPIDEQVMKMTNGKGVDKAIIAGGTVDTFAPIINVLKPGGKIGNVNYLGRGASINIPRETWGVGMGHKQINGGLMPGGRLRLEKLASLIECGKLDVKPLLTHKFKGFEHVEEALLLMKDKPADLIKPVVVL, encoded by the coding sequence ATGAAAGGTTTTGCAATGTTAAAAATTGGTGAAACTGGTTGGATTGAGAAAGAGGCACCAAAATGTGGTCCTATGGATGCAATCGTTCGCCCTTTGGCAGTGTCGCCTTGTAGCTCAGATATCCATACCGTATGGGAAGGTGCTATTGGTGAAAGAGAGAATATGATTCTTGGTCACGAAGCCTGTGGTGTGGTAGAAGAAGTCGGTGAATTAGTGAAAGACTTTAAAAAAGGTGATCGTGTAATGGTTGCTGCTATTACACCAGACTGGGGAACAGTGGAAGCACAAGGTGGTTTCCCTATGCACTCAGGTGGAATGCTTTCAGGTTGGAAATTCTCAAACTTTAAAGATGGCGTATTTGGTGAATTATTCCACGTAAACCACGCGGATGCTAACCTTGCTCACTTACCCGATTCAATTCCTCCAGAAGAAGCGTGTATGTTATCAGATATGGTGCCAACAGGTTTTCACGGTGTTGAACTTGCTGATGTTCAGTTTGGTGATGTAGTATTAGTTGTAGGCATTGGACCAGTTGGTTTAATGGCTGTAGCAGGAGCTGCATTAAGAGGTGCTTCACGTATTATTTGTGTAGGTACTCGTGAAAATTGTAGAAAAGCTGCAAAAGGTTATGGAGCAACGGATTTTATCGGTTATCACGAGCCAATTGATGAGCAAGTAATGAAAATGACGAATGGTAAAGGTGTCGATAAAGCTATTATTGCTGGTGGTACAGTTGATACTTTTGCACCCATTATCAATGTGTTAAAACCGGGTGGTAAAATCGGTAACGTAAACTACTTAGGTCGTGGTGCAAGCATTAATATTCCACGTGAAACTTGGGGTGTAGGTATGGGTCATAAACAAATCAATGGAGGTTTAATGCCAGGGGGACGTTTACGTCTTGAAAAATTAGCCAGCTTAATTGAATGTGGTAAATTAGATGTTAAACCATTATTAACCCATAAATTCAAAGGCTTTGAACACGTTGAAGAAGCATTGCTATTAATGAAAGATAAACCAGCTGATCTGATTAAACCAGTAGTTGTTTTATAA
- a CDS encoding CobW family GTP-binding protein translates to MKILVISGFLGAGKTSFIKDMVKQTGRQFVILENEFGELGLDGELLKQEQSQNKDIDMKVWELTEGCICCSLNLDFSYSVLTIANTLNPDYLLIEPSGVAMPSKILEQLNRIVYEDISLVAPITIVDGRHYQESKQHFPEYFQDQLNTAGTVVVSKSETFSKSDFEAVRSSLKFTNNVEFFDSHYSTWNKENWLSLLEKGIEIQQKENKVKYRFFRQEDAKVDPLENISFSSHNIQNIDQLADRLFWLTTGLCGKIARVKGYAEIADVWMKFDIVESQYTITGCESMPDERIVVIGQQLNRDVIQQLFIS, encoded by the coding sequence ATGAAAATACTCGTTATTTCAGGATTTTTAGGTGCAGGTAAAACCTCTTTCATTAAAGATATGGTCAAACAAACTGGTCGTCAGTTCGTGATTTTAGAAAATGAATTTGGTGAACTCGGGTTAGATGGTGAACTGCTAAAACAAGAGCAAAGCCAAAATAAAGACATAGATATGAAAGTTTGGGAATTAACCGAAGGCTGTATCTGTTGCTCGTTAAATTTAGATTTTAGTTATTCGGTTCTCACTATTGCAAACACCCTTAACCCTGATTATTTATTGATTGAGCCAAGTGGTGTGGCAATGCCAAGTAAAATTCTTGAACAGCTTAATCGTATTGTCTATGAGGATATTTCTCTTGTTGCCCCGATTACCATTGTCGATGGTCGTCACTATCAAGAGAGTAAACAACATTTTCCTGAGTATTTTCAAGATCAGCTTAATACAGCAGGTACAGTCGTTGTCAGTAAATCAGAAACTTTTTCAAAAAGTGATTTTGAAGCGGTAAGATCGTCATTAAAATTTACAAATAATGTGGAATTTTTTGATTCACATTATAGTACTTGGAATAAAGAAAACTGGCTTTCACTATTAGAAAAAGGTATTGAAATTCAACAAAAAGAGAATAAAGTAAAGTATCGTTTTTTTCGTCAAGAAGATGCAAAAGTCGATCCATTAGAAAATATCAGTTTCTCGTCTCATAATATTCAGAATATTGACCAACTTGCAGATAGATTATTTTGGCTTACCACAGGGCTATGTGGAAAAATTGCACGAGTAAAAGGCTATGCTGAAATTGCAGATGTTTGGATGAAATTTGATATAGTGGAAAGTCAATATACCATTACTGGTTGTGAATCAATGCCAGATGAACGTATTGTGGTAATAGGTCAGCAATTAAATAGAGATGTTATTCAGCAGTTATTTATAAGTTAA
- the cysQ gene encoding 3'(2'),5'-bisphosphate nucleotidase CysQ — protein sequence MQQLNQSLLDIVYQAGRHLAEFYTKSVEITIKPDSSPVTEADLFLSKFLIEELSKLTPNIPILSEENCQYPLSEREKWNEYWIVDPLDGTQQFIDRTDHFSIMIALVRHNKPVLGIIHAPILDKTYYAMENQGAFLIEKGEAHRLEKNCKKLERSDRLIIAVGSGKHTKIKNSIQYPFEFLRCGSSSLKAGLVAEGKADCYISFGKTGEWDTAAAEVILSEVGGEIYNLNFEPLTYNQRETLINPPFLMVGNKKINWQKMYQFNS from the coding sequence ATGCAGCAATTGAACCAATCTCTTTTAGATATTGTGTATCAAGCTGGTCGTCATTTAGCAGAGTTTTATACAAAATCTGTGGAAATAACGATAAAGCCAGATAGTAGCCCCGTGACTGAAGCCGATCTATTCCTTAGTAAATTTTTAATTGAAGAATTATCCAAACTTACCCCAAATATTCCCATCTTATCTGAAGAAAATTGTCAATATCCCCTTTCTGAACGTGAAAAATGGAATGAATATTGGATAGTCGATCCCCTTGATGGCACACAACAATTTATTGATAGAACAGACCATTTTTCGATAATGATAGCATTAGTGCGTCACAATAAACCTGTTTTAGGGATTATTCACGCCCCTATTTTAGATAAAACTTATTATGCAATGGAAAATCAAGGGGCTTTTTTAATTGAAAAAGGTGAAGCTCATCGTTTAGAAAAAAATTGCAAAAAGTTGGAAAGATCTGACCGCTTAATTATTGCTGTAGGAAGTGGAAAACACACCAAAATAAAAAATAGCATTCAATATCCTTTTGAATTTTTACGCTGTGGTTCTAGCAGTTTAAAAGCAGGATTGGTTGCAGAAGGAAAAGCAGATTGTTATATAAGTTTTGGTAAAACAGGGGAATGGGACACCGCAGCGGCAGAGGTTATCCTTTCTGAAGTTGGCGGTGAAATTTATAATCTTAATTTTGAACCTTTAACCTATAATCAACGGGAAACCCTTATTAATCCTCCTTTTTTAATGGTGGGAAATAAAAAAATAAATTGGCAAAAAATGTATCAGTTTAATAGTTAA